The Planctomycetota bacterium DNA window TGGGCGCCGTGGGGGTATCTGCTGCCGCCGGGGGCATGCCGCAGTGAGGTGGTCGCGGTCGATGGGCAAATCATGGTGCCGGTCGACTTGGAGTTGTTTACCTGGTCCGACGAAGACGGTCCGGTGATGCTCGCCGAAAACGACGACGGCTCCAACAAGCCCGGCGAGTGGGTGAAGCGGGGAGAGAGATCGCCGGCCGATCTGGTGCCCGGAACGTTCGGCGTCAACGAGTCCGAGGGCAAGATTTATCTCTGCCCGCCGATCGGCGTCGATCCGAACAGCGCGTCGGTCGAGGTTTCCCAACGCCGTGACCTGCTCACGATCGAAGCGCGTGAGAACGTCGTGCTCCGCGGGATCACCTTCCGCCATGCAGCAACCGCGGCGGCCGACGACAAGAACCCGGTCAACATCTGGGTCAACAACCTGCTCATCGAAGACTGCGGCTTCAACGAAAACGGTGGTGAGGGTATGAGCATCGGCGAAGGCGCGACCGACATCACCATCCGCAACACCACGTTCAACGGCAACGGCTGGTGCGGCTTGTCCGGCGGCTACAAGGTCGACAACTACCTCATGGAGGGCTGCGAGTCTTCGTACAACAACTGGCGCGGCCACACCGGCGACGAGCACTCTTGGGACGCGGCGGCCGTGAAGTTCTTCGGCCTCAACGGTCAGACCGGTCTGACCATCCGCAACCATCGTTCGTTCGGCAACCTCACGCACGGGTTCTGGCTCGACCAGTCGTTCACCGCCGTCGCGCCGATCACGATGGAAGACAACATCTTCGCTGGCAACTTCTATGGCGCGGAGGTCTACCTCGAAAAGCTCACCGGGCCCGTCGTACTCGAACGCAACGTCATCTGGAACTCCAACGGCCTCTACGGCATTAACGGCACGAGCTGGAACATGCAGTTCCGGGACAACCTGATGTACTCGGCCACCGGCGATCGGCCGATCATTTTCCTCCACAAGCGCGGCGAGGAGTCCGAGTACGCCAACTACTCCAAGGACTGGATTATCGAGGACAACCTCCTCGCGGTGGGGGAGGGCGGTCGATTGCTGCTCGACCAAAGCGAGCCGTACCAGTACCAGGAGTTCATCGAAACCCTCAAGACCTCCGGCAACGTCTATCACAACGCTGACGGTGACGCGGCGTTCTTCAAGCCGAACCACACGCTGGATCCCCAACTGGCCGACGCGGAGGCGTTCGATTGGGCCATCGGCAACACCGCCGTCCGCGAGCAGCTTCCCGACCTTCCGGCCGCGATGTCCGCCGCGGATCGCGCCAAGTTCGAACACGCGATGGAGCAAACACAGCGGTTCATCCGCATCACCAAGGAAGCCCGCGGGACCGGCGGCCCTCCGTTCCAATCGGCGGCCGCGGTTGTTGACAACAACTGGCGCACCGTCGACATTTCGTCGCACCTGAACCGAGCGGCCACCGGACAAGACGCCTGGATCGGCGCGGGCAACCAGCTCGTGCAACTGCCCGGCGGCAAGACTGAATATGCTGGCGTTCCCTTTGACATCGCCGATCCGTCCGGTGATGCGGCGGCGGGCATCGCGTTACGGTCGGGCAAGATCACCCACTCCATGGGCAAGCCCACGCCCGAGTCGGTCGATGTCGCCGTCGGTAGTCGCATCGGCACGCTCTACGTCCTGCACGGCGGCGGGTGGTTCGATAACGACCCCGACCCGGTGGGGCGGTACGAGTTCGTCTACGACGACGGCAGCACGGCCGGCATCGACATCATCCCCGAAGCCGACAAGGCCGGCGCGCCGATCATCGGCGAGTGGTGGCACCAGTTCACGCCGTTCGACAACGACGACGCACGCCACGTCATCCTTACCGGCGATGTCGGTGGTTCGCCGGCGTATGTCTACGTTGCCGAGATCGAAAACCCGCACCCCGACAAACAGGTCACGGCCTTCCGAATGATCGGCAACCCCGACCGTGATGTGAGCGTGATCGTCCTCGCCGTGTCGTACGCGCTGCCGTGATCGGCATACCGTGCGGCCATGCTGTTGTCCGGGCGAAACCTGAGTAAGTCCTTCGGCGCACGCCAGCTTTTCGCCGGCATCACGCTCGGGATTGACGACGGCGAGCGCGTCGGACTCATCGGTGCCAACGGCAGCGGTAAGACCACGTTGCTGAAGATCCTCGCGGGCCAAGAACAGCCCGACGACGGCACGCTCGAAGTCCGCCGCAACCTGCGCGTCGAGTACGTTCCGCAGGAGGAACGTTTTGATCCGGATCGCTCGTGCCTCGATCTCGTGCTGGATCGGATCGACACACACCTCGACGATCACGAGCGTGAGATTGCCGCACAGGTCGCGCTGGGCAGGGCGGGCTTCGATGAACCCTCGAAGCTCGCCGGCGAGCTCTCAGGCGGTTGGCGCAAGCGACTCTCGGTCGTTCGCCATTTGGCCGGCGATCCCGAAGTGTTGCTCATGGACGAGCCGACCAATCACCTCGATGTCGAGGGCGTGCTTTGGCTCGAAGGACTGCTCCGCGGCGGCAAGTTCGCCACGCTCATCGTCACTCACGACCGACGCTTTCTCGAGGAAACGGCCAACCGTCTCGTCGAGCTCGACCGCAGCTACCCCAACGGCTTCCTCGGACACGACGGCACCTACAGCGAGTTTCTTGTCAAACGTGAGGAGTTTCTTGCCGCGCAGGAGAGCCGAGAGGCCGCACTCAAGTCCGGCGTCAAGCGCGAGATCGAATGGCTCCGCCGCGGCGCGAAAGCCCGCACCACCAAGGCCAAGGGACGCATCGAACGCGCCGGCCAGATGATGGACGAACTCGCCGACGTCAAGCAACGCAACGTTCACACCGGCGCGGCCGACATCGATTTCGCCGCCTCCGGCCGACGTACCAAGAAGCTCGTCGAACTGACCAACGTCAAGAAATCGCTCGGCGGTAAGCCGCTGTTCGACGCCGTCAATG harbors:
- a CDS encoding right-handed parallel beta-helix repeat-containing protein, whose amino-acid sequence is MNKVLTRTFAAKAALVASLWCAPLLHAKPLPVDGIDPAAYADVTPTHTRTLADGVEIRAFQEADGMVMILTAEPQTLGKYRLPGGDEFAFHTPDGVFVAPLAVLEHPVLITKSSKAWPWLGSRLTVTFANPEDAVVTGADVDESAVVHTIHTDPQSTFAKAAAEAQEKLDAGEGVRIVLAPGIYREGGITITGWEGNPDATLIIEGEDAIVTGADDWTGGWTSVEGAGNVYVRDWNQTWGLTDQRWAPWGYLLPPGACRSEVVAVDGQIMVPVDLELFTWSDEDGPVMLAENDDGSNKPGEWVKRGERSPADLVPGTFGVNESEGKIYLCPPIGVDPNSASVEVSQRRDLLTIEARENVVLRGITFRHAATAAADDKNPVNIWVNNLLIEDCGFNENGGEGMSIGEGATDITIRNTTFNGNGWCGLSGGYKVDNYLMEGCESSYNNWRGHTGDEHSWDAAAVKFFGLNGQTGLTIRNHRSFGNLTHGFWLDQSFTAVAPITMEDNIFAGNFYGAEVYLEKLTGPVVLERNVIWNSNGLYGINGTSWNMQFRDNLMYSATGDRPIIFLHKRGEESEYANYSKDWIIEDNLLAVGEGGRLLLDQSEPYQYQEFIETLKTSGNVYHNADGDAAFFKPNHTLDPQLADAEAFDWAIGNTAVREQLPDLPAAMSAADRAKFEHAMEQTQRFIRITKEARGTGGPPFQSAAAVVDNNWRTVDISSHLNRAATGQDAWIGAGNQLVQLPGGKTEYAGVPFDIADPSGDAAAGIALRSGKITHSMGKPTPESVDVAVGSRIGTLYVLHGGGWFDNDPDPVGRYEFVYDDGSTAGIDIIPEADKAGAPIIGEWWHQFTPFDNDDARHVILTGDVGGSPAYVYVAEIENPHPDKQVTAFRMIGNPDRDVSVIVLAVSYALP
- a CDS encoding ABC-F family ATP-binding cassette domain-containing protein, with amino-acid sequence MLLSGRNLSKSFGARQLFAGITLGIDDGERVGLIGANGSGKTTLLKILAGQEQPDDGTLEVRRNLRVEYVPQEERFDPDRSCLDLVLDRIDTHLDDHEREIAAQVALGRAGFDEPSKLAGELSGGWRKRLSVVRHLAGDPEVLLMDEPTNHLDVEGVLWLEGLLRGGKFATLIVTHDRRFLEETANRLVELDRSYPNGFLGHDGTYSEFLVKREEFLAAQESREAALKSGVKREIEWLRRGAKARTTKAKGRIERAGQMMDELADVKQRNVHTGAADIDFAASGRRTKKLVELTNVKKSLGGKPLFDAVNVTLSPGSKLGLIGPNGSGKTTLIRLIAGELEPDTGDVFRVDALKVVVFDQHRREVNLDETLRRALFPTGDVLTLNGQPMHVSGWAKKFLFRSDQLDMPVRDLSGGERARVVIARLMLREADVLVLDEPTNDLDIPTLNVLEQSLLGFPGAVVLVTHDRYLLDRVSTELLALDGKGNAHPYADLSQWERAREAARKQAVAPKVKATVVKTPTKRKLTWNEQRELESMEETIHAAEALVADLEQQASDPTLAADHVKAADVYQRLGDAQAEVARLYDRWEALEAVGA